The nucleotide window TGGCAGGCATTATAAACAAAAACATTCCAGTTTCAATCCAGGCCCAAAATGCTCTGGCATCCCCAGATGGAGCCTATTAATCAATCCTGATGACTGCCTACAATGAGGCTCTGTGTAGGCTTGGGGGAGATGAGATCGAGAATTGAAGCTTGATTCAGAAGTGGTTAGAGAGGGTTTCTTTGGATGGTGTAAATAGACCCCCGAAGGCATGCAGCAAAGTGGTTTGGGTTAATTGTCTGTGTATTTCACTGAGATATTTATAAAATCACATGTATGCAAGGATGAACAGACAGTAACAAATGCCTACTGCAGAAGAAAGAAGATTACAAATGAGGGCAAGATGACATGGTTTCAACTTTTTAAATTGAGTCAATTTCACCAGCCTTTCAGCACATCTGAGCCAGAGCTCTGGGCCAATGCCTAGAACCAGGGTTCAGTCGGGAATGGAAGGAGATGGGTTCTGAGCCAACAGCCGGAAGAAGGGTTTTGGCCCAATGCCTGCAGCTAGATTCTTAGGTCAACTCTAGGGTTCTGGGGAACACTTAGGCCCTGGTTCAGAAAAAACACCGGGATATTGAGCAAATGCTGGAATTTCATCCTTTACTCTGGAACAGACTAACTGAAAATCAGGACCTCATTATCCTCTTTCAGATCCCTCcttcaaactctcctttgctgtgagtcTACAAAAAGCTTGACAATGGTTAAGAGGCTGGTGCACTCAGACCCCTGTGGCTCATATGGACCAATATTgtcccattgtttccttgtatttccccatctgtctgtctgcctcCATCCGTTGTCTCTTCTCTTATGTTCTCAGGGCGATGAACCTGAGCAGTGAATGAATAAAGAAGGCAGTGTGTTGTTTCCCCCTATGCAGTTGTTCCCTGGGTTTTCTCTGCACCTGTGACATTTTTACTACACTGCCTAGCTACCCTGTATCTTTGGACAATGGGAGTGTGCTGGGTGAGGGAATCCCTTAAGCACCAGCATCCTCAGAGCAGGCTGACACAGGATTGGGGCATTGGTGGGTTTTGTTGGGAACTGTGTTCAGAGATCATTGGACAGAAAGACAAGGATGCCATATGTGATGGACATGGAATTGCTAGGTATTAATCTATGAATTAGTAACCATCTATGAAGACTGTATATGACCAGGCTAGTGAGGGAAGTGATTGTATACTGGGTTATTAGAATTTCCTTTATGACTGTATTGCTTTAATTTATTAGGGGTCTGTGGAGGGAGCAATACAGCAGATCTAGGTAAGGACACACCAGAACACAATTGAAAGACCACTGGTCAAGCTGTTAGCTTCAAGAATCTTGTCTCCAGTCCCCAGTAAGCTGCAAATTTTGTTTTGCTGAAGTTAGGCAGctagagatcaaaagaacacAAAAGAGCTAAAAAGTCTTTCTCATGGAACAAAAGGGAGTTACTTGTCAGCAAGGAGACAGGCAGTGACAGAGACTCTGTGGAGGGCATCTAAGCAGGgggccttcccagagccagggaatcaatggctgaagatgcagacagaaTGTTTTATCGCCTTTaagatatgtttttttttttctgaaatgctttCATTCTAAATCAGCGATACTTTCCTTTAAGGAGGCTGTGTGGTCACCGCTTGCCTCTGTCATTGCCGCAGAGGGGACAGAATGGCAGGGTCTGCACTGAAGTCAGATCTGGTGAGGTCAGTCAGATCTCATACACAGAGAACTGCAGCCTGGGCCCTGgtctgagagtgggagaatcaCCAGACTTCGCTCAGACTCCCTGGAGGACCCCACAGTGGGCGAGGGGACTGAGCTCATGGGGGCTCAGTTTAGGGGCTGGCTACAGCCCTGGCCCTcctccatttcccttctccccctttccctctACACCTTCCCCCTTCattctctccttctctccccctttccctctacagcagggatcggcaacctttcagaagtggtgtgtaagtcttcatttattcactctaatttaaggttttgtgtgccagtaatacattttaatgtttttagaagttcttttataagtctttaatatataactaaactgttgtagtatgtaaagtaaataaggtttttaaaatgtttaagaagcttcatttaaaattaaattaaaatgcagagccccctggactggtggccaggacccgggcagtgtgagtgccactgaaaatcagcttgcgtgctgcctttggcacatgtgctacaggttgcctacccctgctctattccttctccccttctcttctctccttccctctacACCGTTCCCCCTTCGTCTGCTCCTTATCCTCTCCGCCTTTCCCTCTAAATCTTCCCCCCTCCATTCTtcccttcttctctccctctttccctctACACCTTCCCCCCTCCATTTGCTCCTTATCCTCTCCTTCTTTCCCTCtacaccttccccccctccatttGCTCCTTATCCTCTCCTTCTTTCCCTCTACACCTTCCCCCCTCCATTGTCCCCttcttctctccctttccctttACACCTTCCCCCTTCGTgctctccttctcctctccccttttccctctacacttcccctcctccaacttccccttctcctctctccctttccctctaCACCTTCCCCCCTCATCTatccccttctcctctccccctttcctctaCACCAACCTGAGGCTGAGAAGGAGCctgaatttaccaatgtacattgccaaagagccacagtaatggcagcagccccccatcagctccctccgCCCCTCCCACCAaccagcagccccaccaatcagcgccttcccctcccttcccacacctcccgatcagctgttttgtgtcggaggctgggggggggggcgggagggagagcgagggcacagcaggctcaggggagggtaCAGAAAGCGGTGGAGGgagagcagagccaggggttgagcaatgagcaccccccccccctcagCACACAGGAaggttggcacctgtagctcccgAGTTGgttcctatacaaggagctgcatattaacttctgaagagccgcatatGGATCCcaagccacaggttggccacccctgctctacaccTTCCCCCTGTGACAGGTTAGAtgacagaaaccccctgggaactgccacctgatgtgccaagattacctctgctcctgttctccctgccagctcaggactccaacaCCCTATCTTGCTAAGCTAGACAGTcccgtctgctccagcaaagacccagggtctgaattacttaccccaaaactgcaggttatctgaaagcagctcacagaagtgtgcctGTCTTTAACATTTAGATGCCcaacccccaaataaatccattttaccttgtataaagcttatacagggtaaactcataaattgtttgccctccataacactgatagagggagatgcatggctgtttgctcccttaggtattaatacatactgtgggtcaattaataagtaaaaagtcattttattaaatatagaaagtaggatttaagtggttccaagtagtaacagaacaaagtaagtcaccaaacaaaataaaataaaacgcgcaaatctatgtctaatcaaactgaatgcagataatctcaccctcagagatgcagacagtacaatgctagtggcaataacagacgtgctctgctccgtggaccggcgcgtttgggctcgggaaaccagcactgagtggtgggatcacatcgtcctgcaatcatgggatgacgagcagtggctgcagaacttttgtatgaggaaagccactttcatgggactttgtgatgatctcgcccccaacctgcggcgcatgaacacgagatttagagatgccctttctgtggagaagcgggtggctattgcaatctggaagctggcaactccagactgtttccgatctgtggcgaaccagttcggagtgggaaagtccaccgttggaatggtgctgatgcaagtttgcagggccattaatcgaacactgacaagaagaaccgtgactcttggtaacgtgcaggacattttagatggctttgcagaaatgggcttccctaactgtggaggggcagtagatgggacgcatattcctattatctctccaccccacctggcatcggagtatattaatcgcaaggggtacttctctgtggttctgcaagcgcttgtggatcaccgtgggcatttcactgacatttactctggatggcctggaaaggtgcacgatgcacgcatatttaggaacagtgccctgttcaggaggcttagggccgggacctttttcccagatcacaatataacagtaggggacgtggaaatgcccatcgtgattctgggagaccccgcttacccattaatgccatggctcatgaaaccatatactgggaagcttgacaggagcaaggaacgtttcaactacaggttgagccgctgtagaatgactgtggagcgtgcttttggccgtttgaaagctcgctggcgcagtctgttcgggaagctagatttgatggaaagcagcattaccgcagttatatccgcgtgctgcaccctccataatatttgtgaagggaagggtgaaaggttcagtgaggaatggacctccgaggttatacgtttggagaatgagtttgctcagccagagagcagggctaatagggaggcccaggaaagggcttcaaggattagggatgctataagggagcaatttgatgctgagagccagcagtaatgtttggtgcatgtgttgtgctttgctttaccttgctgtgtataattAGCCATTTCTATCaccaataaaacatatggaaagaaatacaaaccaaaaccttttatttgtcatacagtaaaaaacaggtaagggggtatgggtggttcacagtacattcagaggttttactatttcctattttactcaattgtaaccgtctgatgcaactcaccattactttgctgcagaatgatgggggtggagtgcactgggtaagaattaaacatatcttggttactaggtgatgttataggtgttgggggcagctgatgataataaggaactgggtgctgcataaagctattttgaggatacacagggggacaaggaacattgcttttggaagcctgtgggttatcacggtatatatttgcctgcatggctacaagagactcaaaagacttggtttggcgagacaggagtctcatcatctgcctggctattcttttggcagacaattcctgtctcctgctttcagtcagcctccattcctgtacacttttcctccactcctcagtcttcctactttccctgttgtagtggttcagaacggtcttgatcagctcctcttttgatttcctaggattgcgcctcaaattctgcaatctacgtgaggccggtgacacAGCCGCATTACTCGAGTTGtctagaaaaaatagagatagagacatgtaatacacaggggcatcattgtttattatcaacttttgaaggacattggaaactgtaggtagcatccctctcacatacctcacataacactgtagagttcaagaaagctaagacatgtctagcaatggggtgagtacttttgcttaaaattctcccatgttagtggga belongs to Gopherus flavomarginatus isolate rGopFla2 chromosome 10, rGopFla2.mat.asm, whole genome shotgun sequence and includes:
- the LOC127030509 gene encoding uncharacterized protein LOC127030509, producing MRSAYCKAREGNRRSGAAPTTCRFYKELDAILGCDPTLNPRSTMESSEQGEVGDGVEDEYSDATGVEGDTPESQDTGSQELFSSPEETSQSQQLEADVDEEAEDRARDNSSNAAVSPASRRLQNLRRNPRKSKEELIKTVLNHYNRESRKTEEWRKSVQEWRLTESRRQELSAKRIARQMMRLLSRQTKSFESLVAMQANIYRDNPQASKSNVPCPPVYPQNSFMQHPVPYYHQLPPTPITSPSNQDMFNSYPVHSTPIILQQSNGELHQTVTIE